The genomic DNA CGGCTGATTTGTCAGCAACTTTCACCGCAACCGTATATCGCGTCTTGCGTTCGACGTGTGTGGCAATAAATCCGCTGCCTTTGCCGCCCTCGACAGTATCGCTTTCCCAATCGCCAATACGCCTGCGTTCATTGACAACTCCGGGACGCTTGTCGATCATACGCCTGTCCGGCATTTGACCCCTGCAATCTTCACTGCCTCGTCGCTTACGCCGCCGACGGTGGTTCTGACGCAAATACTTGTAGAACTCGCCGCCTTCGTCGCGATTGCGATATATCCAGTTATAAATGGTTATAACGCTTATATCTATCTTGTGGTCATTGCTTATTCTGCCGCTTATCTGCTCTGGAGACCAGTATTGCCGCAGCTTCCTTTCAACATATTTTCGCAGCAGCGAATCTTCTTCTATACGATATGGCTCTTTGGACGCATCGCGTCTTTTCTCATAGTACCGCTGGGCAAGATGCGGTCTGTAATCGAGCGTCGAACTTACATTACGAGACAGCTCACGACTAATCGTACCTTTGCTGCG from Planctomycetaceae bacterium includes the following:
- a CDS encoding IS30 family transposase; translated protein: MGYGHLNIDEREVILKMRAQQASMQIIGDRLGRSKGTISRELSRNVSSTLDYRPHLAQRYYEKRRDASKEPYRIEEDSLLRKYVERKLRQYWSPEQISGRISNDHKIDISVITIYNWIYRNRDEGGEFYKYLRQNHRRRRKRRGSEDCRGQMPDRRMIDKRPGVVNERRRIGDWESDTVEGGKGSGFIATHVERKTRYTVAVKVADKSADTVTNATLAAMRKLPPEKIKTMTFDNGKEFAGFKELEVGLAMRSYFAHPYHSWERGTNENTNGLLRQFFPKGMDFRVISDSDVDKAEGLLNN